The DNA segment ATCGCCAAGTACATCTACGAGACCGCGTCGAAGGCCGGCAAGCGTGTGCAGGCGCTCGGCGGAGCAAAGAACCACATGCTCGTGCTGCCGGATGCCGATCTCGACCTCGTCGCGGACTCCGCAGTCAACGCGGGCTTCGGCTCGGCCGGGGAGCGGTGCATGGCGATCAGCGTCGTCGTGGCGGTCGAACCTGTCGCCGACGAGCTCATCGAGAAGATCGCGAGCCGCATGGCCGACCTCAAGGTCGGCGACGGCACGCGCGGCTGCGACATGGGACCGCTTATCACGCGCGAGCACCGCGATAAGGTCGCCGGCTACATCGACGTCGCGATCGAGGACGGCTCCACGGTCGTCATCGACGGGCGCGGCATCGAGGTCGACGGGGAGGCCGACGGATTCTGGCTCGGACCGACCCTGATCGACCGCGTGTCGACGAGCTCGAAGGTCTACACCGACGAGATCTTCGGCCCGGTGCTGTCGATCGTGCGTGTCGCGAGCTACGAGGACGGCGTCGCCCTGATCAACGCCTCGCAGTACGGCAACGGCACCGCGATTTTCACCAACGACGGCGGTGCCGCCCGGCGCTTCCAGAACGAGATCCAGGTGGGGATGATCGGCATCAACGTGCCGATCCCGGTGCCGGTCGGCTACTTCTCCTTCGGCGGCTGGAAGGACTCGCTGTTCGGAGACAGCAAAGCCTACGGCCCCGACGCCGTGCACTTCTTCACCCGGCAGAAGGCGATCACGAGCCGCTGGCTCGACCCAAGCCACGGCGGCATCAATCTCGGGTTCCCGCAGAACTGAATCCGAAGCCGACCGCAGAACTGACCCCGTGCTGTTCCGGCGCAGGCTCGATCAGCTCGATTTCGTTCGAGTGCTCGCCGTCCACCGCGTTCCCGACGGTCCCGTCGTGATCGCGGCGGCGGCGGGCCCGCTGCGGTCGCGCCGCGACGGTGACATGATCGTGCTCAAGTTCGACACGGGCCAGTACGCCGTCGCGGTCAGTCCCCGGGCACTGGCCTGGCGCTGGCCGGGTGCCGCGGGGGAGCCGTGCCGGATGATGCTGTACTCGGTCAGCGGGTCGCGTACCTGGCGCGGGGAGCTGCGTCGGGTCGCGAAGCCGCAGCGGCGCGACGCTCTGTACAAGGCCGATTTGGCGGCCCCGGCGAGCTGACCCGCCCACCGGCCGCACGGGTCGGAGTGACGTGTGCGCCCGTTTGTGACGTGCGCGCCCGCTCGAGCGGGCGCCTTTGTGACAAACGGGCGCTGAAGCAGGTGCGGCGCACGGCTGCCGCCGAGTTGTAACGCCGCGCGGTAGCGCCGCGCGGTAACGCCGCGCGGTAGCGCCGAGCGGTAGCGCCGAGCGGTAGCGCAGGAACGTATCAGGACAGGACCATCGGGGAGTTATCGTCGACGCGGCCCGACTGGCGTGCCGCCCCGATCGCCCCGATCTTCGACCCCGTGAGCTCGGCGAGGTGCGCGATGTCTGTCGCATCGTGCCGGTTGGCCGCGTGCACGATGATTGCCGCGCAGGCTCGGGCATCCGCGAGCGCGTCGTGGTGCGCGAAGTCCTCGAACCCGGCCGCCATCGCCGCGACCGGAAGCTTGTAGGAATCGAGGTGGTACGTCTTGCGAGCGACCTGGAGGCTGCACAGGTAGCGGTAGGCGGGCGCCTCGATGAAGCTCGCCGCGCAGGCCGCGGTGATCACCCCCATGTCGAAGCCGGCGTTGTGCGCGACGAAATGGTCGTCGCCGGCGAAGGCGATCAGGTCGGCGAATTGCTCGCCCCAGAGCGGCTCATCGGCGCAGTCCGCCTCGACGATCCCGTGGATGCGGGTGTTCCACTCATTGAAAGCGTCGTGGCCGAGGGGCGGGCGGATGAACCAGCTCGCCGAATCGACAACCTTGCCGTCGCGCACCTTGACCAGGCCGACCGAGCACGCGGACGCCCGCGAGGAGTTGGCGGTTTCGAAATCGATCGCAGTGAAGTCCAGTGGCATTGTTCGATGTTCTCATGGGCCTCCGACGCCGGGCGGCAGGCGCGCCCCATCCGGCGCCGGGCGGCAGGCGCGCCCCCTCCGACGGCACCCACCCGCATCCGCCAGCTCCGAGCCCTTACTTGAGCAGCCGCGAGAGCACCCGGTCGGCGAGCGGCTTCCCGCCGGTCTGGCAGGTCGGGCAGTACTGCAGCGTCGAGTCGGCGAAGATCACCTGCCGCACGGTGTCACCGCACACCGGGCAGGCCTCGCCGGTGCGGCCGTGCACGCGCAGCCCCGACTTCTTCTCCTTCTTGAGCTCGGATGCCGCGAGCCCGTCGGCGCGCGCGATCGCCTCCCGCAGGGTTGCCTGCATCGCGTCGAACAGCCGCGCCGCCTCCTCGGCCGACATGGCGGCCGGCTTGAACGGCGACATCCGCGCGGCGTGCAGGATCTCGTCGGAGTATGCGTTGCCGATCCCCGCGATGATCGACTGGTTGCGCAGCACGCCCTTGATCTGGGCGCGGCCAGCGGCGTGGAGGATGCCCGCGAGCGTGTCGCACGTGAAGCCCGCAGCGAGCGGGTCCGGCCCGAGGCGGGCGATGCCGGGCACGTCGGTGGGGGAGCGCACGACGTAGATCGCGAGGCTCTTCTTCGTGCCAGCCTCGGTCACGTCGAAACCCGACCCGTCATCCAGCACGAGCCGCGCCGCGAGCGGCCCCTTGCCCGACCGCCCGGTCTGCACCGGCGGAGCCTCCCGCCAGCGGATCCATCCCGCCCTCGCCAGATGCATCACGAGGTGCAGGTCACCGACCGCGAAGTCGAGGAACTTGCCGTGCCGAGCCACCCCGCCGACCA comes from the Marisediminicola antarctica genome and includes:
- a CDS encoding CoA-acylating methylmalonate-semialdehyde dehydrogenase, encoding MTTVDHWVNGAAFTGESSRTSPVYNPAAGTVQREVRLATVADVDTAVQAAKAAFPAWSGASWAKRQTVMFAFRELLNARKEDVAAILTNEHGKVLSDALGEVARGLEVVEFATGMPHLAKGEYSSNVSTGVDVYSIRQALGVVGIISPFNFPAMVPLWFFPIAIAAGNTVVLKPSEKDPSAAIWMAELFKEAGLPDGVFNVVHGDKESVDAMLQHPDVASISFVGSTPIAKYIYETASKAGKRVQALGGAKNHMLVLPDADLDLVADSAVNAGFGSAGERCMAISVVVAVEPVADELIEKIASRMADLKVGDGTRGCDMGPLITREHRDKVAGYIDVAIEDGSTVVIDGRGIEVDGEADGFWLGPTLIDRVSTSSKVYTDEIFGPVLSIVRVASYEDGVALINASQYGNGTAIFTNDGGAARRFQNEIQVGMIGINVPIPVPVGYFSFGGWKDSLFGDSKAYGPDAVHFFTRQKAITSRWLDPSHGGINLGFPQN
- a CDS encoding Fpg/Nei family DNA glycosylase, translating into MPELPEVHALASDLTARLRGRTLDRLDIVAVAALKTFDPPVSALAGPVVGGVARHGKFLDFAVGDLHLVMHLARAGWIRWREAPPVQTGRSGKGPLAARLVLDDGSGFDVTEAGTKKSLAIYVVRSPTDVPGIARLGPDPLAAGFTCDTLAGILHAAGRAQIKGVLRNQSIIAGIGNAYSDEILHAARMSPFKPAAMSAEEAARLFDAMQATLREAIARADGLAASELKKEKKSGLRVHGRTGEACPVCGDTVRQVIFADSTLQYCPTCQTGGKPLADRVLSRLLK
- a CDS encoding exonuclease domain-containing protein, with amino-acid sequence MPLDFTAIDFETANSSRASACSVGLVKVRDGKVVDSASWFIRPPLGHDAFNEWNTRIHGIVEADCADEPLWGEQFADLIAFAGDDHFVAHNAGFDMGVITAACAASFIEAPAYRYLCSLQVARKTYHLDSYKLPVAAMAAGFEDFAHHDALADARACAAIIVHAANRHDATDIAHLAELTGSKIGAIGAARQSGRVDDNSPMVLS